The following are from one region of the Parcubacteria group bacterium genome:
- a CDS encoding haloacid dehalogenase-like hydrolase — protein MRNQYKTIFFDWNKTLSHSLFWSQLADPKHERRAWHKNIIDYIFVKNRYLIDEWMRAKFDERYVAKLISEEFGYPDNLILKDLAESCQKMQLVSDEVYDLVAQIRKRGTQCVIATDNMDTFLKYTKPALKLENYFDDFLVSFEQKILKFDVKNNSIPFFDDYLKKHKLSYEDVLLIDDCIDKSGTYARLGFRVLQVFSPDDFLEKLRKCVIQQDSL, from the coding sequence ATGCGTAATCAATACAAAACAATCTTTTTTGACTGGAACAAAACCCTCTCTCATTCTTTATTCTGGAGTCAGTTGGCTGATCCGAAACACGAACGGCGCGCGTGGCACAAAAACATCATTGATTATATCTTTGTCAAAAATAGATATTTGATTGATGAGTGGATGCGAGCTAAGTTTGACGAAAGATATGTCGCCAAATTGATTTCCGAAGAATTTGGTTATCCGGACAATTTGATCCTGAAAGATTTGGCGGAGAGTTGCCAAAAAATGCAACTGGTCAGCGATGAGGTTTATGACTTAGTTGCTCAGATTAGAAAACGGGGGACTCAATGTGTGATTGCGACGGATAATATGGATACGTTTTTGAAGTATACCAAGCCGGCACTAAAACTGGAAAACTATTTTGATGATTTTTTAGTTTCCTTTGAACAAAAAATACTGAAATTTGATGTGAAGAATAACTCTATCCCATTTTTTGATGATTACCTAAAAAAGCATAAGCTAAGCTATGAAGATGTTTTACTAATTGATGACTGCATAGACAAAAGTGGAACATATGCTAGACTTGGCTTTAGGGTACTTCAAGTTTTTAGCCCGGATGATTTTTTGGAGAAATTGAGAAAATGCGTTATTCAACAAGATAGCCTATGA